AGCCTTCTATAAAGATGCTGCCGACAATAATTTTTATTTAAGCGGCACTATAGGCAAAAACAGTGTTGATACCGATATTTTATTGCTAAAAATAAATACCAATGGCGATACCATCTATACCCATTTATTTAATCGCCCCAAAAAATCTGAGGGATCATCAACCATACTTAAAGCCGATTCAACGGGGTGTAGCGTTGTTTGTTGGTCATCTGCCCCTGGTGGGTATAGTAAGTTAATTATACTGCAAACCGATAAAAACGGCAACGAATTGCCAACTATTGAGCTAAATACAATAAAATACCGCACTATTTTATACAGCCAGCCTACACTCGACGGGGGTTATATTTTATCGGGTTATTCTTATACTATAGAAAAAGGTTTCGATATGTATGCCCTTAAACTTACTGCCAATTTTGAAACAGAATGGGAAAAAACCTGGGGAACGACAGAAAATGATTGGGGTTGCTTTGCCTTACAAATAAGTAATGGCGAATACATTATTTTAGGTGCAAAGCAAATAGGCTCAAAAGACCAATTTTATTTTGCTCGCCTTGACAAGGATGGAAATACCTTAAAAACAAAACTATATCCTTTTAATGATGTATGTGGTGCTGACGGTTCGGTAGTATTAATGCCAAATGACGATGTTATTGCTTCAGTTGTTGATTTTAGCAATACCGATACAATGCGTACTCAATTAACACGCTTCACCAAAGACGGCGAAATAGTATGGCAGAGCCAGCTAAAAACAGGTATCGGCTTTGAAGATTATATCCGCGATATAGAACGCACGCCCGATGGGGGTTTTATTTTATCGGGGTTTAACCATCTAAGCCCTGTAACGGCATGGCTGGTAAAAACAGATAGTATGGGTAAAACCTGCGGCATAGCCAACTGCGATACTACAGTTATATTAAGCAGCAACAATAATAATATTACTGCCAATAAACCCTATAATCGTGGCATTAATAATATGCAAATAACCCATCATGCGGCAGGTAATAGTATAAATTTGCAGGCAACTATTCCTTTGCACCTGCCTTATACCGTTTTTTCGTTGTATAATTTGCAGGGGCAAAAAGTTTACACTTCAAAACCAATATTTACCAACCAAACCAACGGCATTACAGCTATTGATTTGGTTTTACCCACCTCCTTACCCGCCGGCGCCTACATAGGGCAATTAGCAAGCGGTATTGGCGTAGTGGCAAGCGGTAAATTATTGATAATTGACTAATTTATGACCCCTGCATCCCAGAGAGCAAGTTTTAAGGCTGCTATCCGGATACTTTTTTATACTTATACTATGAAATTTATTTTAATAGTTCGATAAAAAAAGCTTCTTTAAAAAGGTAAAAAGCTAAAATTATATTGTCTTAATATATTCGAAAAAAACAGTTTTGTAAACCTGCCAAATTTGACCTAATTTTGTGGGTTAATTTAAACTAAAATTGACATTTTTAGTTCGTTAATTGTTTAACTACCACTTTATTATAGCTATTGCAAATGTTTCGCAAACATCTGATATTTTGTGCGCTTTGGGTAAGTTTTATACTGCTTATTGCATCTTGTTCGGGCAAATCAAGTACAGAGCAAGCAACTGCCACCAATGATACAAACCCTGCCGACACAGTTAGCAATTCAGCATTGCGACAAATTGAGGCATCGCCGGCCTTGCAACAACTAACAAGGGAACTTCAAAAAGACAGCACCAACGCACAAATTTGGTTTGCAAGGGGCAATATGTACTTACAAGCCAATGTTCCCGAAAAAGCTGCACAAGATTTTGCCCGCGCTTTGCTGAACGACAGTACAAATGCTGCTTATTATTTAGCCTTAGCCGATTTGTATTTTGACGTTGAGAACATGAAAGATGCTATCGCTGTGTTAGAGAAAGGGCTTAGTTTAACTCCGGATGAACCTGAAATTATGCGCGAATTAGGAAAATATTATTACTACTTAACCGACTATAAAAGAGCAGACGAATTATTTCAAAAAACCGAAAAACTTGACCCTCGAGGGCCTGCCACCGCTTTTTGGCAAGCTATGAGCCTGCGCGACCAACAAAAAAACGACCAAGCCCTAAAGCTTATGGAAAAAGCCGTTGAACTTGACCCCGAATACTACGATGCTGTTATTATGCTTGCCCAAATGTATGCTGAACGAAAGGACAACCGTGCCTTAACAAATTATAATAAAGTATTAGCTATTGATAGCACAAGTGCCGAAGCCCTGTACGGTAAGGCCATGTTTTACCAAAATACGAACCAAGCCGATAAAGCTTTGACCGAGTACAAAAAAATTGTTGCTGTTGACCGCAATTTTACCGATGCTTACTACAATATGGGATTTATTTATTATAATCAGAAAAACTATGCAAAAGCCCGCGACCACTTTAATATGGCCATCGCCGTAAAACCCACCATGGGCAAAGCCTATTTTATGCGGGGGCAATGCGCCGAAAAACTGAACGACCTTGCCTCGGCCCGCCGCGATTATATCCAAGCCTTAAATTTTTTACCTAACGAACCCGAAATTGAAACCGCTTTAAATAAAATTCAAGATAAATAAGTTCTTTGAGAGTTAGCTATTGGCTCTTAGCTGTTAGCTTTTGGCTGTTGGCTTTTAGCTTTTGGCTTTTAGCTTTTAGACTTTGATACTAAAACAAAATTAAAACCCATTAAAAACCCGAATATAAATTATATTATGATAGATATTACTTTTCCTGATGGTACTGTACGGCAATACGAATCCGGAATAACCGGCCTTGCCATCGCCAGCGCAATTAGCAATAGTTTAGCCAAAAAAGTTTTAGCCATAAAACTCAACGATGAGGTGATGGATGCCACCCGTCCAATTACCACCAATGGCCATTTAAAATTATTAACTTGGGATGACCTTGACGGGCAAAGCACCTTTTGGCACTCGTCGGCGCACCTGATGGCCGAAGCAGTTCAGGCTTTATATCCGGAAGCACAGTTTACTATTGGTCCACCTATTGAAAAAGGTTTTTATTACGATATTGATTTTTGTGGCAACAGCCCCGGAAACGACGATATCGAAGCCATTGAGCGCAAAATGTTAGAATTGGCTGCCCAAAAAAATCCCTACCTTCGTTCAGAGGTAAGCAAAGCCAACGCCTTAGCAACTTATACTGATAATCCCTATAAAACGGAATTGGTAAATGGCCTTAACGATGGCGAAATAACATTTTATCAGCAAGGCAGTTTTTACGACCTTTGCCGAGGCCCACACCTACCACATACCGGATATATTAAAGCTGCAAAAATTCTAAATATTGCCGGCGCTTATTGGCGCGGAAATGAAAAAAACCCACAGCTTACCCGCTTGTACGGTATTACTTTTCCACAACAGGCCGAGTTAGATACCTATTTACACCAATTAGAAGAAGCAAAAAAACGCGACCATAAAAAATTGGGCGTGGCTTTAAAACTGTTTGCCTTTAGCGAGCGGGTTGGTGCCGGACTTCCACTATGGCTGCCAAAGGGTACACTGTTGCGCGAAATTTTGCAAGACTTTTTGCGCAGTGAGCAGGTAAAACGTGGCTATAAAATGGTAGTTACACCCCATATCGGTCGCCGCGAGTTGTATATAACCTCCGGACACGAAGCCAAATACGGCGCCGATAGTTTTCAGCCTATTGACACGCCCCGCGAAGGCGAACAATATAGGCTCAAACCAATGAACTGCCCCCACCACTGCGAAATTTACCGGGCTTTTCAACTTAGCTACCGCGACCTGCCTTTGCGCTTGGGCGAGTTTGGCACTGTTTACCGCTACGAACAAAGCGGAGAACTAAATGGCTTATTGCGGGTGCGCGGTTTTACCCAAGACGATGCCCATATATTTTGCGCTCCCGAACAACTGCTCGATGAGTTTAAAAACGTAATTGACCTGGTAACAACGGTAGTTAAAAAAGTGGGCTTTGCCGATTTTACCGCACAAATTAGCTTGCGCCATCAAACCGAACGCGACAAATACATCGGTAGCGATGAAAACTGGGAAAAAGCAGAAAATGCCATCATTGAAGCCGCTGCTGAAAAAGGACTTAACACTATTGTTGAATATGGCGAAGCCGCATTTTACGGCCCAAAACTCGACTTTATGGTTAAAGATGCACTTGGCCGTTCATGGCAGTTAGGTACTATTCAGGTAGATTATAATTTGCCCGAACGTTTTGACCTGCAATATATAGGTCCGGATAATGAAAAACACCGCCCCGTAATGATTCACCGTGCCCCGTTTGGCTCGCTTGAACGTTTTATTGCCGTACTACTCGAAACCTATGGCGGAAATTTTCCGGTATGGGTAGCTCCACAACAAGTAGCCATATTACCTATCAGCGAAAAATTTAATGGCTATGCCCACCAAATAAGCCAAACCCTACAAACACAAGGCATACGCGCCAACGTGGACGATAGCAGCGAAAAAATTGGCCGAAAAATTCGCGAAGCCTCCATCGAAAAAATACCTTACCAATTAGTTGTTGGCGAAAAAGAAGCCACAGAAGGTTTGGTAGCCGTGCGCAGACATGGCGAGGGCGAAGGCCATGGCGACAAAGGAACTATGACTTTGGCTGATTTTATTAGATTGATAAAAGCTGAAATTGAAGCGTAGTCACTGCCTACACACGTACATACTAAATTTGTTGAAGTGATTTTTTTTAATCCGGATAAACTAAATCCATTTCTCGTATGGAAAAGAACACTACGCCCTCCTATTTACAGTACGAGTGGCATCAAAACCATCCGTTTAAACAATTTCCTGTTGTTAAAATTGACGACACTAATTTATGGTTGCGGCCATTGCAATTGACCGATGCGCTTGCCATTTATGAATATGCCCGGAGTAAAAATGTTACCCGCTATACGCTTTGGCCAGCTCACCGCAACTTAGCAGATTCGATTAATTTTGTTACTACTACCATTCAAAACTATACCCTTAAACCTAACCCCGAATGGGCAATAGTGCAAAATGACTTGTTAATTGGCACTATTGGCATCCATAAATGGAACGCGGCACATGCTCGCTGCGAGGTTGGTTATGTGTTGAACCATAAATTTTGGCGACAGGGCATAACTACCTTAGCCTTAAAAGCCGTATTAAAATATGGTTTTACCCACCTGCATCTGCACCGCATACAAGCAACTTGCAACCCCAATAATATTGCATCGTGGCGGGTAATGGAAAAATGCGGTATGCTGTTCGAAGGCATTAAACGCGGCTATTATTTACGGCAATCCAACTTTGAAGATTGCCGACTGTATGCCATATTACAACCCGATTGGCTTAAAAAAAATGATGGCGAGTAAGTAATAAAAGGGCAATTGTTTTTTTATGAGATATAATAAAATAAATTGTCATAATGTTAAACGTATTTTATGCCAGCGTTCTTAATTTTTTTTATCAATATCCGGATATTATAACTACCTTTACGCAACTATGCCTTAGTAGTGTTAGTAGGGCAATGTCTATATCTTCAGCATTTAACAATAAAATTATATACAAAAAGTAAATTTATGAAAAAGGCTTTACAATTTTTACTATTTGCTATTCTATCTTGTGTTTTGGCTAATTTGCCTACCACAACACTTAAAGCTGCACATGCAGTAGGTGGCGAATTGACCTACGAATGTTTTGGCGGCGAAGATTTTTTAATTCACCTTTCACTTTATCGCGACTGTAATTGTACCGGATGTGCCGATTTTGACCAGCCGGCCTACTTAACTTTTTACGACGATTTTGGTTTTGTAGTATTAAACCCAACTGTAAATTTGCTTGGCCGCGACACCCTCGAAATATCAACCGACGGGCTTTGTATAGAAACCGCTCCGGATGTTTGTGTTGAGTTGGGTACTTATGCCTTGGATGTTACCCTGCCTGCTGATGGAGGTAATTATTATGTTGTTTATCAGCGTTGCTGCCGCAATAATACTATTGTTAATATAGTTGACCCAGGTGGCACAGGAAATACCTATTTTGTTACAATTCCGGCATTTACTGCAGATGATGGTTGTACCAATAATTCGGCGATATTTAATAATTTCCCACCAATCTTAGTATGTGCCAATAGCCCCTTGGTATTTGACCACTCGGCATTTGATTTAGACGGCGACTCGTTATCATATAGCTTGTGCACCCCACTAGATGGTGCCTCGCCCGACAACCCAATGCCTCTCACCGCTCCGCCCCCGCCTTATGACCCAATTTTATGGTTAAACCCACCTTACAGCGAATTAGACATGTTGGGCGGCACACCACCCCTTAGTATTGACCCCGAAACCGGAGAGTTAACCGCTTTTCCTGAAACGGTAGGGCAGTTTGTAGTGGGTATTTGTGTGTACGAGTACCGCGATGGCGTGCTAATAAATGTTAGCCTGCGCGATTTTCAATTTAACGTGGCCGCATGCGAAGTTGTATTAACCTTAGCAGATATAAATGGCACAAAAGATACAACTGTTTGCCCAGGTGCATCAGTACAATTAAATGCAACTGCTTTTAACGGCACAGAAATATCGTGGTCGCCTAAAATTGGGCTTGACAACGCCAATATATTAAACCCCATAGCTACCCCTACAAGCACCACTACTTATACCATTACCTTAACCAACCCCTTAACACAGTGCTTTGATACGGATGAGGTAACTATTATTGTGGCCGAATTTCCTGCTGCCAATGCCGGAGCTGATATTACACTTTGCCCAGGCGATATAGCCCAATTACAGGCCTTGTCTGTGGTAGGGGCAGTTTACAAATGGTCGCCCGAAACTGGCCTGAGCAACCCAAATATTGCCAACCCTAAAGTTACCGCCGGAACCGAATCTGTAACCTACACGCTTTTAGTTACCAGCAAAGAAGGTTGCGAAGCCACTGACCAAATAACTGTAACAATAGGTGGCGGCGACTCGCAGCCCGGCACCATGCCCGAAGGCCCCATTTACCTTTGCGAGGGTGGTAGTGTTGATGTTGCTACAAGCGGAGCTTTGTTAAACGGAGACGATGTATTAGCTTACGTACTTCATACGAGTGCCAACGATGTATTAGGAATTGTTTTAGCGATTAACACCTCCGGAGGTGTGTTTTCAAAAGCCGATAATCCCGATATTAAATACCAAACTGTTTATTATGTATCGGCTGTTGTAGGGCCACAAGGCAGCACGCCCGGCGTACCCGATTTTAATAACGGCTGTACCAAAATAGCACCAGGCACGCCCATTGTGTTCTTAACCCCCGTTGAAATTATAGCAAATGGCGACTGCGATTGGGGTACAGGCGACTATACCCTTGTTTTTTCGGGCAAAGGCGGCCTTCCTGAATATTTAAAATCGGGAAATTATACTTTTAACGGATTTGCAAGTTTTTCTTTAGGCTGGACTGAAACGCAAAACTTTTTAATTAAAGAGGGCGAAGCTAAAGAATGGGCTTTAACCGTAGAAGATGAATTGGGTTGTAGTGGCCAAAAGCAAGAAGCAATTATTTGTACCAAAACACCTATTGAACTCTTAGATTTTTCCGGATTAGCCCTTGAAAATGGCAACCAAATAAGCTGGGCAACAGCCACCGAAACTAACTCGGCCTACTTTATCCTTGAACGGAGCATTGGCAACGCCAGCCAGTTTACCCCCATAACCAAACAAGCCGCAAAAGGTAAAAACTTTGGTGCCGCTTATAAATTTATCGACACCCAAGCCCCCAACGGTATTAGCTACTACCGCTTGTTGGAAATTGACGTTAATAATAAAACCAGTATCGTTGCTTCAATTTTTGTTACCCGAACCCAAACAAATTTGCCACTTTTGCAAAATCTTGGTAATAGCGCCTACCAAATACAAACCTGGGGCGAAGCAAGTTTTGAACTTTACAATGCCTCCGGAAAAGTATTGGTGAGCAAACATCAAACACAGCCTACCAAAACACAGATGAGTTTAAATCAATATGGCGCAGGCATTTATTACTTGCAAATTACTTGCAATGGTTACAAAACAATACATAAATTAGTAGCGTATTAGTTAGATGGATAGGTAAGGTGTTAAAATGCAATATGCGATACACTTACTAAGCAGATTAAGGTAAATTTGAACTAAAATTGATTGGTTTTTAGCCAAACAAACAAGTTTTAAATACAGCATAATCCGGATAATGGCTAGTTCATTATCCGGATTATTTTTTTGCCTTGCTTCGTTCTTAAAACTACCTTTTTAAACCTCCAAGTAATATAAAAGCATAGTATAAATCATAAAAAAATGTTTTGTCTTAATAAATAGTTTTAAATTTGTGCATTCAACTCTTTTTACAATTTGCAATTTTTTGCTGCCTATGCCTAAGTTTTACAAAAAAATAAACCTTATTTTTCTTTTTGTTCTTGTTGCCTTTAGCAGTTTAAAGACCTTCGCTCAAATAGATCCGCTTCCATTTCAGTTAGGTGGTAATGCATTTAAACTTAATGATACTTGTTTCCGCCTCACGCAAGCGCAAAGCAATCAAAATGGTCGTATTTGGTGTACCGATAAAATTACATTGGCTGCTCCCTTTACCATACATTGCCAACTTAATTTTGGTGCCAACGACAGTAATGGTGCCGATGGAATTGCTTTTTTATGGCAAAGCAGCGCTTCGGGTACGGCGGCATCGGGTACGGGTGGCGGCGGAATTGGCTACCAGGGCATAGCGCCATCTATTGGAGTAGAGTTTGACACCTATCATAACGGCTCGCCATACAACGACCCAGCTACTTTCGACCACATAGCCGTTATGCGCAATGGCAACCCCAACCATGCCAGTACCGATAATTTAGCAGGCCCCATTGGTTGCTTGCCCGGCAACATTAATGTAGAAGATAACACAGACCACGATGTAGTGATTAGTTGGGACCCGGCAACAAATATCGTTGAGGTCTATTTTGATAATATTTTAAGAATCAGTCAAAATATTGGAGATATAGTGGGCAATACTTTCGGTTGCAATCCGGATGTTTGGTTTGGATTTACCGGCTCAACTGGTGCGTTGTCGAATGTACAAGTTGTTTGTATTGAAGGCTATTCCTTCACCAAAGTAATAGATACGCTTACCGTGTGCAATGGGTCAACTGTTCAGCTAAACGCACCAGACGGTAGCAATTGGGTATGGTCGCCCAGCACTAATTTAGACGATCCAAATGCCCAAAATCCTATATGTAATACCACAACCGACATTACTTATACGCTAAATTTTACTACGCTTGGAGGTTGCGCAAGCAGTTTAGAACGTACCGTTGAGGTGCTACCCACGTTTAGCGCTAACCAAAATGTGAATGTGTGCCCTTCGGATTTGCCCTATATTTTACCCGACAATACAACGGCCAGCAGTACTGGCACCTACGTAGCTACACTTGTGGCTGCCAACGGTTGCGACAGTATTATTACTACCAATTTGACGGTGTTAAACGAGTTTACAACCAATAACCCACAAATTATTTGCCAACACCAACTTCCTTATACTTTACCTAACGGCGGACAAGCGAATGGTGCGGGGAACTGGCCAGTTACATTAACGGCATCTAATGGTTGCGACAGCGTAGTTATAACCCAATTAACAGTTAACCCCGATTATACCCAAACCGTTGATGCGCAAGTTTGTCCGTCAAGTTTGCCCTACAATTTGCCCGATGGCTCGCAGGTAAATACTAACGGCGTGTACTCGGTTACCCTGCCTACTATTAACAGTTGCGATAGTACAATTATTACCACTTTAACTATATTGCCCAATTTTACAGTTGATGTTCGGTGGCAATTTGCGAAAACGACCTCCCCTACCAACTTCCGGATGGGAGTTTAGTTTCATTATCCGGAAATTATCCGGTACTATTAACTGCAAGCAATGGCTGCGACAGCTTAATAACAACCCAACTTACGGTAAATTTCAACTCGACCAATACGCTTAATCCACAAATATGCGATGGAGATGCTTTTACTGTAGGTACTAACACCTATACTACTTCCGGAACTTATACAGATATATTAATAAATGCCGCCGGATGTGATAGTATAATTACCACAAATTTAACAGCAAACAACAATTATAGCCAAATTATACCCATAGCCATTTGCCAAAGTCAAACACCTTATTTATTGCCCGATGGTACTAATGTGTTTACATCTGGAACTTATGATGTTGTGTTGCCAACAATTTATGGATGCGATAGCCTGATTAGCACGCAATTAACGATAAATCCCGAATCAAATATTACTCTAAACCCTCAAATATGTAATGGCGATGTTTTTACCGTAGGAACTAATACCTACACTACTACGGGAACTTACACCGATGTATTGATTGATGCCGCCGGATGTGATAGTACAATTACTACAAATTTAACGGTAACAGCCCAAATTAACGTCAATAATCCACAAACTATATGTAATGGCAGCAGCTATACGATTGGCAACAGCACTTACACCGCCGATGGCATTTATCAAGATTTATTTACTTCGGTAGGCGGTTGCGATAGCGTAGTTACCACCCAATTAACAGTTTTACCTGCTATTATAGCCTCAAACGATATTACAATTTGTAACGGGGCATCTTATAGCATAGGAAACAGCACTTACACCACAACGGGAACTTATACCGATGTTTTACAAGCATCAAACGGTTGTGATAGTACTGTAACAACTAATTTAACGGTAGTTAATTTAACAATTACCCTTGACGTTGCACAACAAGCAAGTTGCAATTTAGCCAACGGTGCTTTGTCGGTATCAGTTGGAGGCAATGGTTTGCCACCCTTCACTTATTTATGGTCGCCGGGCGGTTATACCACCGAAGATATAAGCAATTTACCCTCCGGAAATTAT
The sequence above is drawn from the Sphingobacteriales bacterium genome and encodes:
- a CDS encoding T9SS type A sorting domain-containing protein; protein product: MKKALQFLLFAILSCVLANLPTTTLKAAHAVGGELTYECFGGEDFLIHLSLYRDCNCTGCADFDQPAYLTFYDDFGFVVLNPTVNLLGRDTLEISTDGLCIETAPDVCVELGTYALDVTLPADGGNYYVVYQRCCRNNTIVNIVDPGGTGNTYFVTIPAFTADDGCTNNSAIFNNFPPILVCANSPLVFDHSAFDLDGDSLSYSLCTPLDGASPDNPMPLTAPPPPYDPILWLNPPYSELDMLGGTPPLSIDPETGELTAFPETVGQFVVGICVYEYRDGVLINVSLRDFQFNVAACEVVLTLADINGTKDTTVCPGASVQLNATAFNGTEISWSPKIGLDNANILNPIATPTSTTTYTITLTNPLTQCFDTDEVTIIVAEFPAANAGADITLCPGDIAQLQALSVVGAVYKWSPETGLSNPNIANPKVTAGTESVTYTLLVTSKEGCEATDQITVTIGGGDSQPGTMPEGPIYLCEGGSVDVATSGALLNGDDVLAYVLHTSANDVLGIVLAINTSGGVFSKADNPDIKYQTVYYVSAVVGPQGSTPGVPDFNNGCTKIAPGTPIVFLTPVEIIANGDCDWGTGDYTLVFSGKGGLPEYLKSGNYTFNGFASFSLGWTETQNFLIKEGEAKEWALTVEDELGCSGQKQEAIICTKTPIELLDFSGLALENGNQISWATATETNSAYFILERSIGNASQFTPITKQAAKGKNFGAAYKFIDTQAPNGISYYRLLEIDVNNKTSIVASIFVTRTQTNLPLLQNLGNSAYQIQTWGEASFELYNASGKVLVSKHQTQPTKTQMSLNQYGAGIYYLQITCNGYKTIHKLVAY
- the thrS gene encoding threonine--tRNA ligase, which codes for MIDITFPDGTVRQYESGITGLAIASAISNSLAKKVLAIKLNDEVMDATRPITTNGHLKLLTWDDLDGQSTFWHSSAHLMAEAVQALYPEAQFTIGPPIEKGFYYDIDFCGNSPGNDDIEAIERKMLELAAQKNPYLRSEVSKANALATYTDNPYKTELVNGLNDGEITFYQQGSFYDLCRGPHLPHTGYIKAAKILNIAGAYWRGNEKNPQLTRLYGITFPQQAELDTYLHQLEEAKKRDHKKLGVALKLFAFSERVGAGLPLWLPKGTLLREILQDFLRSEQVKRGYKMVVTPHIGRRELYITSGHEAKYGADSFQPIDTPREGEQYRLKPMNCPHHCEIYRAFQLSYRDLPLRLGEFGTVYRYEQSGELNGLLRVRGFTQDDAHIFCAPEQLLDEFKNVIDLVTTVVKKVGFADFTAQISLRHQTERDKYIGSDENWEKAENAIIEAAAEKGLNTIVEYGEAAFYGPKLDFMVKDALGRSWQLGTIQVDYNLPERFDLQYIGPDNEKHRPVMIHRAPFGSLERFIAVLLETYGGNFPVWVAPQQVAILPISEKFNGYAHQISQTLQTQGIRANVDDSSEKIGRKIREASIEKIPYQLVVGEKEATEGLVAVRRHGEGEGHGDKGTMTLADFIRLIKAEIEA
- a CDS encoding tetratricopeptide repeat protein: MFRKHLIFCALWVSFILLIASCSGKSSTEQATATNDTNPADTVSNSALRQIEASPALQQLTRELQKDSTNAQIWFARGNMYLQANVPEKAAQDFARALLNDSTNAAYYLALADLYFDVENMKDAIAVLEKGLSLTPDEPEIMRELGKYYYYLTDYKRADELFQKTEKLDPRGPATAFWQAMSLRDQQKNDQALKLMEKAVELDPEYYDAVIMLAQMYAERKDNRALTNYNKVLAIDSTSAEALYGKAMFYQNTNQADKALTEYKKIVAVDRNFTDAYYNMGFIYYNQKNYAKARDHFNMAIAVKPTMGKAYFMRGQCAEKLNDLASARRDYIQALNFLPNEPEIETALNKIQDK
- a CDS encoding GNAT family N-acetyltransferase: MEKNTTPSYLQYEWHQNHPFKQFPVVKIDDTNLWLRPLQLTDALAIYEYARSKNVTRYTLWPAHRNLADSINFVTTTIQNYTLKPNPEWAIVQNDLLIGTIGIHKWNAAHARCEVGYVLNHKFWRQGITTLALKAVLKYGFTHLHLHRIQATCNPNNIASWRVMEKCGMLFEGIKRGYYLRQSNFEDCRLYAILQPDWLKKNDGE